GGGTTCTATAGTACCCTTTCTGTGAAGATTGGTTCCGTAGTCATTTCCGGCAGAGATAACGACTACTCTTCCCGGTCCTGATGAAGTAAAATTATCCACGGCTACTTCATGAGAAGCTGTTCCGTCGTGTGCACTTCCCTGTCCCCCGATACTCATGTTGACAACAATAGGTTTATTCAGAGCTGTGGCTACATTTTTGAAATAGGTTAAAGCATTAATGGTATTGGTGGTAGGAAAAGATCCGTTCCCTCCTTTTACGAAGACGATATCAGCTTCTGAAGAAAATCCTTTATGTCTTTTATCTGCAAAGGCGGCCCCATTTCCCGCAGCTGTACCGGATACATGGGTTCCATGCCCGTTAGTATCATTTTCACGTACAAAGCCTGTTGGGGTACCATCCAGTTCATCTTCAATCTGAGCTCTTGTATATTCCACCCCTGTTGCAAATCCTGTAGGAGTTGTTTCACCGCCCTGCGCCGTTAAAGTCTGGTCCCAAATGGAAACAATCCTGCTTTTCGTCTGGTCATCAGCTTTTCTGAAATCCGGATGCTTCCAGTCTATTCCCGTATCATAAACCCCAACTAAAATACCTGTTCCGTTGTAAGCTGTATTATTGAATACGCCATCCTGTAAAAGACTGGCTCCCGACTGAGCCCTGCTCACATCATTATGAAGCTCATCAAAAGATGGGGCCATCACAGATGTTACATAAGGAAGCTTCATAAGCCTCTCGATATCATCAATACTTACCAAAGCTGTAGAAAAAGAAGGCAATTGGCTCTGAACTAAAAATCCGTCAGACTTTAGTTTTTCCGGCTCTTTGGTATAAATAATACAGGAATACATCGTCTGTGCTCCTTTAGCAGTTACCACCAAATGCTGATCCAGTCTCATGTCTGGTCTCTCCATCTCCTTTATGGCATTTCCTTTCACTACATTCTCTTTATTCTTCAGCAATACGTCAAAACGAGAATCCAGTTTCTGTACCTGCCCATAAAAAGCGTAGGAATACAATCCCAAAAAGGCTGCTGTAGCATTTCTTAGAAGTTTCCCTCCTCCATTCGAAATGTTTACTTTTGCAAAAAATAATTTTTTAATATCCATTTTCATTTATTTTAATAATACAATTGTATAATTTTCACCTGATACAAAGATTACTCGCAGTATCATTAAACACTAATAACAAAAAACAAAATTAAAATAATAATTCACTTATTTTAACAGAAAATTAAAAATTTAAAAACATATTGTCAAAATGCAGGATTTTCTATTTTATTTAAACCTTGGATGGGAACATATTATCTCTATGGATGCCCTGGATCACCAATTATTTGTTCTTGCACTGATTGCTGTTTATTCTTACAATGACTGGAAAAAAATTCTGATCCTTGTAACTGCATTTACCATCGGCCATTCTATTACACTAGCTTTAAGTATTCTGGATGTCTTCAGAGTACCATCTGCATGGGTAGAATTTTTGATTCCACTTACCATCGTTGTGACCTCGTTCGATAATATTATCATGAAAAATAAAAAGCAGACTCTGATGCGGGCCAATTATTACCTGGCACTCATTTTTGGTCTTATTCATGGGATGGGTTTTGCCAATACGGCAAGGGTAATGATTGCAAAGAGTCAAAACATCGCTGTTCCTCTCTTAGGCTTCAATATTGGTTTGGAGCTGGGGCAGATCGTGATTGTCTTCGCCATTTTAATTATCCTTTTTATGATGCTTACCATTTTTAAAGTCAATAAAAAAGACTGGATTCTCTTTGTATCTTCCGGTGTATTTGCTTTATCATTAAAAATGACTTTGGAAAGAATTCCTTTTTAAATGTGAAATATTTTTATTATTTCAACAGCTTATTATTATCTTTGATCATTAATAAATCATTTCGGTTATGAAACTAAAAGTTGTTATACTTTCACTTTCTGTATTTGCATATACAGGTTTCACCGCACAAAATATTCAGAATAACCCAGGCAGCAATCATGGAAACAAGTTTGAGCAGCTGGGAACTATTTTACCAACACCCAACATTTACAGAACGGCTTCCGGAGCCCCCGGGCACGGATACTGGCAGAACAGGGCTGATTACAACATCAATGCTTATCTGGATGAAGACAAGAGAAATCTTAAAGGTTCAGAAACCATTACTTATTACAACAATTCTCCTGATGATCTGGATTATATCTGGCTTCAGCTTGATGAAAATGAACATTCAAGTATCAGAAATGCCGGATATGATAATTCTTCCGTACTCCATCCTTCCACTACAGACCAACAGCTCAAAATCACTGAGCTTCCTGTAAAAGACAATGGTTATGGAGTAAGTCTTGAAAAAGTAACGGATGCCTCCGGTACTCCTCTTAAGTATACGGTTAACAAAACCATGATGCGTATTGATCTTCCAAAAGTTTTGAAAAAGGGTGAAAAATTCGTTTTCAAGGTAGACTGGAACTACAATATCTCCAACAGAATAAAAATGGGCGGCCGCGGCGGCTACGAAAACTTCCCTGAAGATGGCAATGATCTCTATACCATGGCACAATGGTATCCTAGAATGTGTGTATACAGCGACTTCCAGGGATGGCAAAACCACCAGTTCACAGGAAGAGGTGAATTTGCTTTGGTTTTCGGAGATTTTAAAGTCTCCATGAATGTTCCGGCAGATCACGTTGTAGGGGGAACGGGAGAATGTAAAAACTATGATCAGGTTTTAACTGCTGACCAGCTTTCAAGGTACAGAAAAGCAGAAAATGCTTCTGAACCCGTAGAAATAGTAACGCTGGACGAAGCTAAAAAAGCAGAGAAGAACCATTCAAAACAAAGAAAAACATGGGTTTTTGAAGCCAAAGATGTCCGTGACTTTGCATGGACTTCTTCCAGAAAGTTTGTTTGGGACGGAATGCGCGTCACCATTCCTGAAAACAGTAATAGAGTAATGGCAATGAGTTTCTATCCAAAAGAATCTTATGGCCTTTACAGAAAATTTTCTACAAAAGCGGTAGCGCATACCATCAAAACCTATTCTGAATTTACCATTCCTTATCCCTATCCGGTAGCACAGTCTGTAGAAGCTGCTAATGGAATGGAATATCCAATGATCTGCTTCAATTTCGGAAGAACTGAAAAAGACGGAACCTATTCTGAAGGAACCAAAAACGGAATGATCGGAGTAATTATTCATGAGGTAGGGCACAACTTCTTCCCCATGATCATCAATTCTGATGAAAGACAATGGGCATGGATGGACGAAGGGCTGAATACTTTCACAGAATATCTTACGGAAGAAAAATGGGATAATAAATTCCCTTCCAAAAGAGGTCCGGCATGGACGATCGTAGATTATATGAAACTTCCGAAAGATCAGCTGGAGCCTATTATGAGCAACTCTGAGAATATTGTTCAGTATGGTCCGAATGCTTATTCAAAGCCTGCAACAGGGCTGAATATTCTTCGTGAAACCATTATGGGAAGAGAACTCTTTGACAAAGCATTCAAAACATATGCGAAAAGATGGGCATTCAAACATCCTGAACCTGCAGATTTATTCCGTACCATGGAAGATGCAAGTGGTGAGGATCTTGACTGGTTCTGGAGAGGCTGGTTCTACGGTACAGATCCTGTAGATATTGCTATTGATAAAGTAACGGTAGCAGTTCCCAATCTGGATACCGATCCCAAAGCAGCAGCTGAAGTAAAATATCAGGTTGAAAAACCTTTGGTGAACAGTTTTGAAGATCTTTCAAAAATCAGAAACAGAGAAGACAAGAATATTAAATTCTATGTGGATGGTGACAAAGATGCTCAGGACTTCTACTACAGATATGACAGAGGCCAAGAAAAAGTGGATAACACTAAAGAATATACCATTAAGACAGAAGCCGGTCTTCCTCTTGATAATAAGGATAAAGAAAAATTCAAAAATATAACTGCTTACCAGATCGATTTCGTGAACAAAGGAGGATTGGTAATGCCTATCATTCTTGAATTTACTTTTGAAGACGGTTCAAAATTGTATGACAAATCTGCCGCACAGATATGGAGACTGAACGAACAAAAAGTTTCCAAGACTTATTATTTTGATAAAAAACTGAAGTCTATTCAGCTCGACCCCATGAGAGAAACAGCTGATATTGATACCACCAATAATTTTTGGAGCAATGCCGGATCCGGTAATGAAACTTCCAGATTCCAACTCTTCAAACAGAAACAGGAGGCGGGCTCTGTAAGGGGAAGCTCAAACGGAAAAGTAAATCCGATGCAGGCTGCAGGTAAGAAATCATAAAATAAAAAACTGTCTAAGGGCAGTTTTTTATGTTTAAAAAATATCCCCATTACAATAGATTATTAGCTTCAAACTAAATAACAACCCAAATTTCAACCCATTATAAATAAATATAAATTTATTTGTAGTACTTCACTAAACAAAAAAACAGACCTATGAGCAGTTTAGAAAAAATAAAGAAACAGTGAGACGCTTCAACAAAGAAGTCATTGAGCAATGTAATTTCGACTCGTTCAGACAACTTATGGATGATGATTTTGTCAACAGAACAGCCCCCCCTGACAGCAACGATGCTAATGGAATGTGGAATACATTTTTCAATATTTTAAAACCTGCATTTCCCGACCTGACTGTAGAAATCTATGATCAGGTTGCCGAGGAAGATAAAGTAACTACAAGAAAAGCAATCATGGGAACCCATACAGGAATTCTAATGGGAATAGAGCCTACAGGTAGGCAGATAAAAATTGACGTGATAGATATTGTACGTCTAAAAAATGGAAAATACTTGGAACATTGGGGAATTAATACACTCCCGACTATTTTATCAGAACTCAGGAAAACAAAATAAAACTTCCTCCGATTGAAGTTTTTTCACTGGGGATTTCTAACTATTATGCGATCCTATCAATTGTGTTTTTATTCGTTCCTCAAAAAGATTGGGTAAAAAATAAATTGTCCTTAGTCTGATCATCTCATAACAATTCAGAATAGAGCCGGAAATTTCCGGCTTTATTATTTTAACTTAAATGTTCTTTCACATTCTTTTTATAGGTTCTTCCCAGCGGAAGATGTTCTCCATTTTTCAGATACACATTCCCGGAATCATAGGAATTGATATGATCTGATAACACTATATAGGATTTATGAATTCTAATGAAACCAAAATGCTGGAATTTTTCTTCAAAGTTGGACATTCTTTCAAGGATCATATACTTTTTCAATGGAGTCATCAGCACAATATATTCTCCGAATCCTTGTATCCACAGAATATCTTTGAGAAAAACCTTATTCATCACATAGTTCGATTTGAACATAATATAATCTTCCTGATGACGGTCATTGGCTGAGTTTTTAAATTGAAAAAAATCCTTTGCTTTATTTACCGCTTTTTTAAAAGTATCAAAATCTACTGGCTTTATAAGATAATGAACCACATCCAATTCAAATGCTTTCACTGCATATTTTGATTCCAGCGTGAGAAAAATACACAGCGGCGGATCGGGAAGCTGTTGTAAAAGCTCTACTCCATTTATTTTAGGCATGTTTATATCAAAAACTACCAGATCTACTTTGTTTGCTTTAAGAAAAATCAAGGCTTCTTCCGGATCCTGAAACGACCCCAGCAGCTCAACCTCTTCCAGCTGGGCACAATATTGCTTGACAAGCTGTAAAGCAGGGTATTCATCATCAACATTTACTACAGTCAGATTAGCCATTTATTTTAATTTTTAAAACAATTTTATAGTGATTATTTTCTTCCGGTCCTGAAAGGAACTCAAATTGACCGGCATACCATTTTTCTAATATATGAAGAACTGCATCATTTCCCAATCCATGATAACCCGTTTCTACCTGATGGGCCTGATAAGCAGCTATAGAGTTGGTGATTTCAAACAACAATTCTGAACCTTCTATGGTGCAGGATAAGTTGATAAAACTTCTCTCTTCTTCCCCTATTGCAGAATGTTTCAAAGCATTTTCAAACAATGTAAGGAGTATAGAAGGCGGGATTTCTGCGATATCAAATTCTTCCTGATTCTGAATGTTTAAAGTGATATTAAGCAGGTTATTGTATTTTAACTGATACAGATCTGCAAGCGCTTTGAGCGAAGAAAGCTCCTGAGCAACACTTATTTTTTCTTTTCCACTGTCATAGATAATATATTGTAATAGCTTGCTAAGCTGCAAAATAGAATCGGATGTCTTTTCTGTATGCACAAAGCTGTTGGCATACATATTATTAAGGGTATTGAGTAAAAAATGAGGATTCAGTTTGGATTTCAACAAATCCAGATAAAGCTGTTCTTTTTCTTCTCCAAGGTTGATTACATCCTGCTCTATAAGAAATTTATCTTTTGTAATTCCTAAAAACGAGGCAACAAGAATCACTACTCCCTGAGAGATATACACATTATAAAGGAAACCTACATAATACCCTTCTTTAGTAAAATTCATGCTGAAAACTGCCGGTTCCCAAAGGATCCTGAAAAGACTGGAAACCAAAAAGGCAATCAATGCATATAGGATAAACTCCGGATATTTGTTGGATAGATAGAAATAAGGAACAAGATAGTAGTATACCAGATAATAGATCCCGACATTCAAAAATACATTCGAAATAATACTCCAAATTAATTCAAAACCATTCAGGAAGTAGTTTTCGGTGAAATAAGTGATCAGAATGAAGATAAAAAAGAAAAAAATATGCTGAAATCTCAATAAAAATTTCCAGCGGTACTTCATAAGGCTTTCCAGAATCTTACCATTAAATAAAACCCTTATAATCAATAGTATAATAATAAAATTTATGATTAAAAACATACTTTGAGCCTTATTTTCAGATTTACCAAATATAATATCTTTTTATATCAAAATGCAGTTCGTTGAGAAAAACTGTCATTGATTGAAAAAATCCAGGTCCGCTCTTCCTAATAAATATATTTGAGAAACTGCAATGTTAATCAAATATTACATGAAACTTAATATAAAATCAACACTTCTTTTATCATTATTCTTATTGAACGGACTTTTATATAGTCAGAGTAAGGATAATTACAATATGTGGTTTCAGTACCTGATGTCGGCAAAGATAACCGATAAAAGTACCTTAACTGCACTTACACAATACCGTTCTTTTGATCTGGCTTATGACACAAGGCTTTTTCTTCTCAATGCCTACGTGGATTATGAGGTGGCAGAGAACATAAAACCTGCGGTAGGAGCAATGTTTCTGGTCCTTGAGTCATACAATGCGGATAATTCTAAAAAAATACGATATGAGAAAAGGCCTTTTCAGCAAGTCACTGCCGAGTATTTTATCGGCAGAACTTCAATATCTAACCGTCTGAGAGTAGAAGAGCGTTTTCTCAGCAATCCGGATGAATTCCAGGTTAGGCTGCGATATCTGATCTCAGTAAGAATTCCTTTCAACAAAAAAGGGGAAAAAGAAAAACTCTATGGCATTCTTAAAAATGAAATAAGAATGAATATTGAAAAAGAAGAACCTTTCGACAGCAACCGTATCACCGCCGGTCTCGGGATCAAAACCGGAAAAAACTCGGCACTGGAAATAGCCTTTATCAATCAGCTGGAAACCGGAAAGACCAGTAACTATGGGTTCATAGGCTTCAGAAATTCTTTTGACTGGAGAAAAAAACAAAAATAATTATATCATTAACAGATAACATACTATGCTTACATTTCTTGGCTTTTTAATGATTGTTATATTCATGTTGCTCATCATGAATAAAAAAATGACTCCTCTTACCGCCCTTGTACTCGTTCCTGTACTCATTGCAGTGATAGCAGGTTTTGGGCCGGAACTGGGAAAAATGATGAAAGAAGGGGTAAAAGAAATTGCTCTTACGGGAGTCATGCTGATCTTTGCCATCCTTTATTTCAGCTTAATGATTGATACTGGACTTTTTGAACCGCTGGTGAATGCCATTTTAAAAGCCGTTGGAGATAATCCGGTAAAAACAACAATCGGCACTGCACTCCTTACCACTTTGGTTTCGCTGGACGGTGATGGGTCTTCTACTTATATTATTGTGGTGGCAGCCATGCTGCCTCTTTATAAAAAACAAGGAATGAATCCCCTGGTCCTTACCTGCATCATTATGCTCGCCGGAGGAATTATGAATATTTTACCTTGGGGTGGGCCTACCGCCCGGGTAATGAGTTCACTGAAACTTGGGCATACTGAAATATTTGTCCCGATGATTCCGGTCATGCTGATTGGTATTGTATGGGTATTTATAGTGGCTTATATCCTTGGGGTAAAAGAGAGAAAAAGAATCAGTAAACACGGAAAATACACAAAATACAGCCAACAGGATATTGCAGGAGAAAATGATCCGGCATTGCGCCGCCCCAAGCTGCTTATTGTCAATCTTATCCTTACTGTTGTGCTTCTTTGTGTAATGATACTTGACATTATTCCTCTTGGAATTGCTTTCATGATTGCGTTTTGTATTGCTTCCGTCATCAATTATCCAAAACTTAAAGATCAGCAGAAAATTATTGCAAAACATTCCGGCAATGCGCTGTCTGTAGCGGGAATGATCTTTGGTGCAGGGATTTTCACAGGAATTCTTAACGGAACAGGAATTATGAATTCTATGGGAAACAGCATCATTGGCATTGTTCCGAAAGACTGGGGAAGCTATCTTAATGTCATCACGGCTATATTCAGTGTCCCCCTCACCTTTTTCTTAACTAATGATGCTTATTATTTCGGAATATTACCCGTGATCACCGCTACAGGTCATCAGATGGGTATTCCTCCTGATATTTTAGGACGGGCAAGTCTTGTAGGCCAGGCTTCCCATTTATTGAGTCCATTGGTTCCTTCTACTTATTTACTGGTCTCTTTAGCCGGAGTAGAATTTTCAGATCATCTAAAATTTACTCTGAAATGGGCAATAGGGTCTTCTGTTGTCATGTTACTGGCAGCATTGGTACTTCATATTATATAAGATTATATTTATAAATTCGTATTCTCATCCTACCTATAATGACAGCTCAATCCAGGCAAAAAACATTTACAGACTCCTATTTGAGAAATCTTAGTCTCTATGTATTCACAGCAATTATTTGTGGAGCATTGGCAGGCTATTACTTTCCTGAAATCGGACGGCCGCTGGAAAAAGTGAGTCATTATTTTTTTATGCTTCTTGAAGTCCTTATCGTTCCGGTGATTTTCATCGCTGTGACGTATGGAATAAGTTATATTTTCAGTATTGAAAATGCGATTAAAATTACATTACAGATGATTATTTATTTCCTGATCATCACCTCGGCAGGTATTGCAGTGGGAATTGGGTTTGGCCTTCTTTTAAAACCGGGAGTAAATACGGAAATAACCGTTTCAATGATTAATAAAAGTTTACCAAAACGTTTTTTAAGCTATTCAATCAATCCGCTGTATCTTAGTAATTATTTACTATTTCTTTTATTATCAATCTCTGCCGGGATAGCTATAGGCCTGTCTAAAGGAAAAAATAAGCTTCTCCGTATTTTAGATGAGGGTAAAGACTTGTTCTTTAAACTGATAAAGTATGTATACATTTTTCTTCCCATTGTTATCTTCTGTAATATCGCCTACGGAATCTCAGTATATGGAATTAATACTTTGCTGCCATTAAGTAAAGTGGTAGCCACAGTGTATCTTGCCTGTCTTGTTTTTATTTTTGGAATTCTGGGACCAGTAACATATTTTTTCAAAATCAATCTCTGGGATTTTTTAATCAGTATTAAAGAAGAGATTATCCTTGTGGTAGCTACTTCTTCTTCAAAAACGGCTTTCCCTGTGATCTTTGAAAAAATGGAATCTCAGGGATATGATCTGAAAATTCTGCGGTTTGTCATCCCGCTTGGATATAATTTTAATCTTGCCGGAGCGTGTATTTATCTTTCTATTTCGTGTATTTTCCTGATCCAGTTTTATAATATTTCACTGGAACTTCATGATTACATCTGGCTGTTTGTTATTATTTCCATGACTTCAAAGACAGCCTCCGGAGTACCTGGCTCAGGATTCCTTGCACTGGTTTTTACGTTGAACCGATTTGAAAAAATTCCGTTAGCAGATATTGCCCTTCTTTACAGTGTAGACCGTTTTATGAATGAGGCAAGATCTGTAACCAATTTCATAGGAATAGCCATTTCAGGAGCTATTATTTCAAAAATAAACCAACAGCAGAAACCTAAATTTCCTTCTGCCTGATCTCAATTTCCAGATATTACGAGTTCCAGATCTATGGTATTCTTTTTCAAAACC
This genomic window from Chryseobacterium sp. MEBOG06 contains:
- a CDS encoding ester cyclase, giving the protein MRRFNKEVIEQCNFDSFRQLMDDDFVNRTAPPDSNDANGMWNTFFNILKPAFPDLTVEIYDQVAEEDKVTTRKAIMGTHTGILMGIEPTGRQIKIDVIDIVRLKNGKYLEHWGINTLPTILSELRKTK
- a CDS encoding M1 family metallopeptidase, which produces MKLKVVILSLSVFAYTGFTAQNIQNNPGSNHGNKFEQLGTILPTPNIYRTASGAPGHGYWQNRADYNINAYLDEDKRNLKGSETITYYNNSPDDLDYIWLQLDENEHSSIRNAGYDNSSVLHPSTTDQQLKITELPVKDNGYGVSLEKVTDASGTPLKYTVNKTMMRIDLPKVLKKGEKFVFKVDWNYNISNRIKMGGRGGYENFPEDGNDLYTMAQWYPRMCVYSDFQGWQNHQFTGRGEFALVFGDFKVSMNVPADHVVGGTGECKNYDQVLTADQLSRYRKAENASEPVEIVTLDEAKKAEKNHSKQRKTWVFEAKDVRDFAWTSSRKFVWDGMRVTIPENSNRVMAMSFYPKESYGLYRKFSTKAVAHTIKTYSEFTIPYPYPVAQSVEAANGMEYPMICFNFGRTEKDGTYSEGTKNGMIGVIIHEVGHNFFPMIINSDERQWAWMDEGLNTFTEYLTEEKWDNKFPSKRGPAWTIVDYMKLPKDQLEPIMSNSENIVQYGPNAYSKPATGLNILRETIMGRELFDKAFKTYAKRWAFKHPEPADLFRTMEDASGEDLDWFWRGWFYGTDPVDIAIDKVTVAVPNLDTDPKAAAEVKYQVEKPLVNSFEDLSKIRNREDKNIKFYVDGDKDAQDFYYRYDRGQEKVDNTKEYTIKTEAGLPLDNKDKEKFKNITAYQIDFVNKGGLVMPIILEFTFEDGSKLYDKSAAQIWRLNEQKVSKTYYFDKKLKSIQLDPMRETADIDTTNNFWSNAGSGNETSRFQLFKQKQEAGSVRGSSNGKVNPMQAAGKKS
- a CDS encoding LytR/AlgR family response regulator transcription factor, producing MANLTVVNVDDEYPALQLVKQYCAQLEEVELLGSFQDPEEALIFLKANKVDLVVFDINMPKINGVELLQQLPDPPLCIFLTLESKYAVKAFELDVVHYLIKPVDFDTFKKAVNKAKDFFQFKNSANDRHQEDYIMFKSNYVMNKVFLKDILWIQGFGEYIVLMTPLKKYMILERMSNFEEKFQHFGFIRIHKSYIVLSDHINSYDSGNVYLKNGEHLPLGRTYKKNVKEHLS
- a CDS encoding CitMHS family transporter, which gives rise to MLTFLGFLMIVIFMLLIMNKKMTPLTALVLVPVLIAVIAGFGPELGKMMKEGVKEIALTGVMLIFAILYFSLMIDTGLFEPLVNAILKAVGDNPVKTTIGTALLTTLVSLDGDGSSTYIIVVAAMLPLYKKQGMNPLVLTCIIMLAGGIMNILPWGGPTARVMSSLKLGHTEIFVPMIPVMLIGIVWVFIVAYILGVKERKRISKHGKYTKYSQQDIAGENDPALRRPKLLIVNLILTVVLLCVMILDIIPLGIAFMIAFCIASVINYPKLKDQQKIIAKHSGNALSVAGMIFGAGIFTGILNGTGIMNSMGNSIIGIVPKDWGSYLNVITAIFSVPLTFFLTNDAYYFGILPVITATGHQMGIPPDILGRASLVGQASHLLSPLVPSTYLLVSLAGVEFSDHLKFTLKWAIGSSVVMLLAALVLHII
- a CDS encoding DUF2490 domain-containing protein, with the translated sequence MKLNIKSTLLLSLFLLNGLLYSQSKDNYNMWFQYLMSAKITDKSTLTALTQYRSFDLAYDTRLFLLNAYVDYEVAENIKPAVGAMFLVLESYNADNSKKIRYEKRPFQQVTAEYFIGRTSISNRLRVEERFLSNPDEFQVRLRYLISVRIPFNKKGEKEKLYGILKNEIRMNIEKEEPFDSNRITAGLGIKTGKNSALEIAFINQLETGKTSNYGFIGFRNSFDWRKKQK
- a CDS encoding dicarboxylate/amino acid:cation symporter, producing the protein MTAQSRQKTFTDSYLRNLSLYVFTAIICGALAGYYFPEIGRPLEKVSHYFFMLLEVLIVPVIFIAVTYGISYIFSIENAIKITLQMIIYFLIITSAGIAVGIGFGLLLKPGVNTEITVSMINKSLPKRFLSYSINPLYLSNYLLFLLLSISAGIAIGLSKGKNKLLRILDEGKDLFFKLIKYVYIFLPIVIFCNIAYGISVYGINTLLPLSKVVATVYLACLVFIFGILGPVTYFFKINLWDFLISIKEEIILVVATSSSKTAFPVIFEKMESQGYDLKILRFVIPLGYNFNLAGACIYLSISCIFLIQFYNISLELHDYIWLFVIISMTSKTASGVPGSGFLALVFTLNRFEKIPLADIALLYSVDRFMNEARSVTNFIGIAISGAIISKINQQQKPKFPSA
- a CDS encoding HupE/UreJ family protein, whose amino-acid sequence is MQDFLFYLNLGWEHIISMDALDHQLFVLALIAVYSYNDWKKILILVTAFTIGHSITLALSILDVFRVPSAWVEFLIPLTIVVTSFDNIIMKNKKQTLMRANYYLALIFGLIHGMGFANTARVMIAKSQNIAVPLLGFNIGLELGQIVIVFAILIILFMMLTIFKVNKKDWILFVSSGVFALSLKMTLERIPF
- a CDS encoding sensor histidine kinase encodes the protein MFLIINFIIILLIIRVLFNGKILESLMKYRWKFLLRFQHIFFFFIFILITYFTENYFLNGFELIWSIISNVFLNVGIYYLVYYYLVPYFYLSNKYPEFILYALIAFLVSSLFRILWEPAVFSMNFTKEGYYVGFLYNVYISQGVVILVASFLGITKDKFLIEQDVINLGEEKEQLYLDLLKSKLNPHFLLNTLNNMYANSFVHTEKTSDSILQLSKLLQYIIYDSGKEKISVAQELSSLKALADLYQLKYNNLLNITLNIQNQEEFDIAEIPPSILLTLFENALKHSAIGEEERSFINLSCTIEGSELLFEITNSIAAYQAHQVETGYHGLGNDAVLHILEKWYAGQFEFLSGPEENNHYKIVLKIKING